From one Bacillus sp. FJAT-42376 genomic stretch:
- a CDS encoding DHH family phosphoesterase, with product MPSFYEKRLFRYPIYVLYGVTVIALVFLFYYNWILSFAGLLLTGLTLVLLIQADARMKADMEGYISTLSYRLKKVGEEALMEMPIGIMLFNDQYYIEWTNPFLASSFDEDTLVGRTLYDVAEGLIPLIKQEVDSETITLHDRKFKVIIKREERLLYFFDVTEQKEIEKQYKNERTVLALIFLDNYDEVTQGMDDQTKSTINSEVTSLLNKWGTDQGLFLKRVSSERFLAVLNENILEKLEKTKFSVLDEVRERTAVYNISLTLSVGIGAGHHSLQELGDLAQSSLDLALGRGGDQVAIKQPNGKVKFYGGKTNPMEKRTRVRARVISHAMTDIVTDSDKVLIMGHKYPDMDSIGAAIGVLKVAEVNGKEAYIVLDQNEIDSSVKRLVEELKLHSELWSHFIKPDEALELVTEETVLVVVDTHKPSLVLDEKLLNRVHDKVVIDHHRRGEEFIKDPLLVYMEPYASSTAELVTELLEYQPKRLKLKMIEATALLAGIIVDTKSFTLRTGSRTFDAASYLRSKGADTILVQKFMKEDIGHFVKRSKLIQNTELLENGVALAKAFDEPDIYFDQVIIAQTADTLLSMSGVAASFVIARRNENTVGISARSLGDVNVQLIMEALDGGGHLTNAATQLSDITVAEAEERLKQAIGDYFEGGIKA from the coding sequence ATGCCAAGTTTTTACGAAAAGCGTTTATTCCGTTACCCTATATACGTCCTATATGGCGTAACAGTGATCGCATTAGTTTTTCTTTTTTATTATAATTGGATCCTCTCCTTCGCTGGACTTCTTCTTACCGGGCTGACCCTCGTTCTTCTTATACAGGCGGATGCCAGGATGAAAGCAGACATGGAAGGATACATATCGACGCTCTCTTACAGGCTGAAAAAGGTCGGAGAAGAAGCGCTCATGGAGATGCCGATTGGCATTATGCTGTTTAATGATCAGTATTACATTGAGTGGACCAACCCGTTCCTCGCCTCTTCCTTTGACGAAGATACCCTCGTGGGAAGAACGCTTTATGATGTAGCAGAAGGACTGATTCCTCTTATTAAACAGGAAGTGGATTCCGAGACGATTACGCTTCATGACCGGAAATTCAAAGTCATCATTAAAAGGGAAGAGCGCCTGCTTTATTTCTTTGATGTAACGGAGCAAAAGGAAATTGAAAAACAATACAAAAATGAACGGACCGTTTTAGCCCTTATTTTTCTTGATAATTATGATGAAGTGACTCAAGGGATGGATGATCAGACGAAAAGTACGATCAACAGCGAAGTAACCTCCCTTTTGAATAAATGGGGGACCGACCAGGGGCTGTTTTTGAAGCGGGTTTCCTCCGAACGGTTTCTTGCTGTGCTGAATGAGAACATTTTAGAAAAGTTAGAGAAAACGAAGTTCTCTGTTCTGGATGAAGTCCGCGAGCGAACGGCGGTTTACAATATTTCGCTCACGCTTAGCGTCGGAATCGGGGCCGGGCACCATTCGCTTCAGGAGCTTGGGGATTTAGCCCAGTCCAGCCTTGATCTTGCACTCGGCAGGGGAGGCGACCAGGTGGCGATTAAGCAGCCGAACGGCAAGGTTAAATTTTATGGCGGCAAGACCAACCCGATGGAAAAAAGAACCCGGGTAAGGGCGCGCGTCATTTCCCATGCGATGACAGACATCGTAACAGACAGCGACAAGGTTTTGATTATGGGGCATAAATATCCGGATATGGACTCCATTGGCGCGGCAATCGGCGTGCTGAAGGTTGCAGAAGTAAACGGAAAAGAAGCTTACATCGTATTGGATCAGAATGAGATTGATTCAAGCGTCAAACGGCTCGTGGAAGAGCTGAAGCTTCATTCGGAATTGTGGTCTCATTTTATCAAGCCCGATGAAGCCCTTGAATTGGTAACAGAAGAAACGGTTCTTGTCGTTGTCGATACGCATAAACCATCCCTTGTACTTGATGAAAAGCTGCTTAACCGTGTTCATGATAAAGTGGTCATCGACCATCACCGGCGGGGCGAAGAGTTTATTAAAGATCCGCTTCTCGTCTATATGGAGCCGTATGCATCGTCAACAGCCGAGCTTGTAACCGAATTGCTCGAATACCAGCCGAAGCGTCTAAAACTCAAAATGATTGAAGCAACCGCCCTGTTAGCTGGTATAATAGTGGACACAAAAAGCTTTACGCTCAGAACCGGTTCGAGGACATTTGATGCAGCCTCCTACCTCCGTTCCAAGGGAGCGGACACCATCCTCGTCCAAAAGTTTATGAAAGAGGATATCGGGCATTTCGTCAAGCGCTCCAAGCTCATCCAGAATACGGAGCTGCTGGAAAACGGAGTCGCTCTTGCCAAGGCTTTTGATGAACCGGATATTTATTTTGACCAAGTCATTATTGCGCAAACGGCGGATACCCTGCTTTCCATGAGCGGAGTGGCCGCGTCGTTTGTTATCGCACGCCGGAACGAAAATACGGTAGGGATCAGCGCAAGGTCCCTTGGCGATGTCAATGTCCAGCTTATTATGGAAGCACTGGACGGAGGCGGTCATTTGACCAACGCAGCCACCCAGCTGTCAGACATAACCGTTGCAGAAGCGGAAGAGAGATTAAAACAAGCGATTGGCGATTATTTTGAGGGAGGAATTAAGGCATGA
- the rpsR gene encoding 30S ribosomal protein S18, translating into MAGGRRGGRAKRRKVCFFTSNGITHIDYKDVDLLKKFVSERGKILPRRVTGTSAKYQRKLTVAIKRSRQMALLPYVTGE; encoded by the coding sequence ATGGCAGGAGGACGCAGAGGCGGTCGCGCGAAGCGCCGTAAAGTTTGTTTCTTTACCTCTAACGGAATCACGCACATCGACTACAAAGATGTTGATTTGCTTAAAAAATTCGTTTCCGAGCGCGGTAAAATTCTTCCTCGTCGTGTAACTGGTACAAGCGCTAAATACCAACGTAAATTGACTGTTGCTATCAAACGCTCACGCCAAATGGCATTGCTTCCATACGTTACAGGCGAATAA
- a CDS encoding YybS family protein, whose translation MKRTNALTEGAIMLALFAVAVLITITVPLLGMITSFALPIPFIIYALRHDARSSFLLFAASLPVVFITGSISALIAAAPTALTGMIMGTLYKKRGSAPAVIGGTFAFLATILGSYVISVLFFQVNPLAEFKSMMTESIDMATSFMKTMGQSPDEEQMKLLRTQVDQFFNLLPTVLVMCSFFFSIVTHAIASPILKRLKLEVKPLKPFREWKLPKSIAWYYFAVILLSYLGFEKGSYLNIAVTNLFFILMVLLIIQGLSFLFYYAYAKGIAKGIPIAVSIFSLFLPFLLYPIQFLGIIDIGFKLREKITRK comes from the coding sequence GTGAAACGCACGAATGCCCTGACAGAGGGAGCCATTATGCTTGCTCTTTTTGCTGTTGCCGTCTTAATCACCATCACCGTTCCGCTTCTGGGAATGATTACTTCATTTGCCCTGCCGATCCCCTTCATCATTTATGCATTAAGGCATGATGCGAGGAGCAGTTTCCTTTTATTTGCGGCATCATTGCCGGTCGTTTTTATTACGGGATCGATCAGTGCATTGATTGCAGCAGCCCCCACCGCTTTAACCGGGATGATCATGGGTACACTTTATAAGAAAAGAGGAAGTGCTCCGGCGGTCATTGGAGGAACGTTTGCGTTCCTTGCTACTATTCTTGGGAGCTACGTCATTTCAGTCCTCTTTTTTCAAGTAAACCCATTGGCTGAATTCAAGTCCATGATGACAGAATCGATTGATATGGCGACTTCATTTATGAAAACGATGGGCCAGTCTCCCGATGAAGAACAAATGAAGCTGCTTCGTACTCAAGTAGATCAATTCTTCAATTTACTTCCCACCGTTTTAGTGATGTGCAGTTTCTTTTTCTCCATTGTGACACATGCCATTGCGTCTCCTATTCTCAAGAGACTGAAGCTTGAGGTTAAACCATTGAAGCCATTTAGAGAATGGAAGCTGCCGAAAAGCATTGCATGGTATTATTTTGCTGTTATTTTGCTGAGTTATCTGGGATTTGAAAAAGGATCCTATTTAAATATTGCCGTGACAAATCTGTTTTTTATTCTGATGGTCCTGCTGATCATTCAGGGATTATCTTTTCTATTCTATTACGCTTATGCAAAAGGAATCGCAAAAGGCATCCCTATTGCGGTTTCTATATTTTCCCTGTTCCTGCCGTTTTTGCTTTATCCGATTCAATTCTTAGGTATAATTGACATAGGATTCAAATTAAGGGAAAAAATCACCCGCAAATGA
- the ychF gene encoding redox-regulated ATPase YchF, translating to MALTAGIVGLPNVGKSTLFNAITQAGAESANYPFCTIDPNVGIVEVPDERLQKLTELVQPKKTVPTAFEFTDIAGIVKGASKGEGLGNKFLSHIRQVDAITHVVRCFEDGNITHVSGKVDPIDDIETINLELVLADLESVDKRAARVEKLARQKDKDAVAEHEILSKLKEAFENGMPARSVEFTDEQMKYVKQLHLLTSKPILYVANVAEDEVADSSKNPYVQKVRDFAAKENAEVIVVCAKIESEIVELDAEEKEMFLEELGIKESGLDQLIRATYQLLGLATYFTAGVQEVRAWTFRLGMKAPQCAGVIHTDFERGFIRAETVHYEDLLAAKTMGAAREAGKVRLEGKEYLVKDGDIIHFRFNV from the coding sequence TCTTTTTAACGCAATTACACAAGCAGGCGCAGAGTCTGCCAACTATCCATTCTGTACGATTGACCCGAATGTGGGCATTGTGGAAGTACCGGACGAGCGTCTTCAAAAATTGACAGAGCTTGTCCAGCCTAAAAAAACCGTTCCAACCGCTTTTGAATTTACCGATATTGCCGGAATCGTAAAAGGCGCAAGCAAAGGTGAAGGTCTTGGAAACAAATTCCTTTCCCATATCCGCCAGGTGGACGCGATTACTCATGTAGTCCGCTGTTTCGAGGATGGAAACATCACACACGTATCCGGCAAAGTGGACCCGATCGATGATATTGAGACCATCAACCTTGAGCTTGTTCTTGCTGACCTTGAATCTGTCGACAAACGTGCTGCGCGTGTAGAAAAGCTTGCCAGACAGAAGGATAAAGATGCCGTTGCTGAGCATGAAATTCTTTCCAAGCTGAAAGAAGCGTTTGAAAACGGCATGCCGGCCCGTTCGGTTGAGTTTACGGACGAACAGATGAAGTATGTGAAGCAGCTTCACCTGCTGACAAGCAAACCGATCCTTTATGTGGCAAACGTAGCAGAGGATGAAGTAGCCGATTCCTCTAAAAACCCTTACGTTCAAAAAGTAAGAGATTTTGCAGCGAAAGAAAACGCAGAAGTGATTGTCGTGTGTGCGAAAATTGAATCTGAAATCGTCGAGCTTGATGCAGAAGAAAAGGAAATGTTCCTTGAAGAGCTTGGCATCAAGGAATCAGGACTGGATCAGCTGATCCGCGCGACTTATCAGCTGCTTGGCCTTGCGACTTACTTTACGGCAGGCGTTCAGGAAGTACGTGCATGGACCTTCCGTCTCGGCATGAAAGCCCCTCAATGCGCAGGCGTCATCCATACGGACTTTGAACGCGGATTTATCCGTGCTGAAACCGTCCACTATGAAGACCTTCTTGCTGCAAAAACAATGGGCGCAGCCCGTGAAGCGGGGAAAGTCCGCCTTGAAGGAAAAGAATACCTTGTGAAAGACGGAGACATCATTCACTTCCGTTTTAACGTTTAA
- the rpsF gene encoding 30S ribosomal protein S6 — MTNYEIMYIVRPNIEEDAKKALVERFSGILSDNGAEVKETKEWGKRRLAYEINDFRDGYYQIVKVASEAEAVQEFDRLAKISEDIIRHIVIKEEE; from the coding sequence ATGACAAACTACGAAATTATGTACATCGTACGTCCAAACATTGAAGAGGATGCGAAGAAAGCTCTTGTTGAGCGTTTCAGCGGAATTCTTTCTGACAATGGTGCGGAAGTAAAGGAAACAAAAGAGTGGGGCAAACGCCGCCTTGCTTATGAAATCAATGATTTCCGCGATGGTTACTATCAGATCGTTAAAGTTGCTTCTGAAGCAGAAGCGGTTCAAGAATTTGACCGTCTTGCAAAGATCAGCGAAGACATCATTCGTCACATCGTGATTAAAGAAGAAGAATAA
- the ssb gene encoding single-stranded DNA-binding protein, whose translation MINRVVLVGRLTKDPELRYTPAGAAVATFTLAVNRTFTNQQGEKEADFLNCVVWRRQAENVANFLKKGSLAGVEGRLQSRSYEDQTGRRVYVTEVVADSVQFLEPRGAGNSGGGNSNNFYDGGQSQGGQRSYGGSDQQRNNNNQGRTSFDDDPFANDGQPIDISDDDLPF comes from the coding sequence ATGATCAATCGTGTCGTTCTCGTCGGAAGACTTACAAAAGACCCTGAACTTCGATATACACCAGCAGGGGCAGCCGTTGCCACCTTCACTCTTGCCGTAAACCGTACGTTTACGAACCAGCAGGGGGAAAAGGAAGCAGACTTCCTTAACTGTGTTGTATGGAGACGTCAGGCCGAAAATGTGGCAAACTTCTTGAAAAAAGGCAGCTTGGCTGGCGTTGAAGGCAGATTGCAGTCTCGCAGCTATGAGGATCAAACAGGACGCCGTGTGTATGTAACTGAAGTTGTGGCCGACAGCGTACAGTTTTTGGAGCCTAGAGGCGCCGGAAACAGCGGTGGCGGAAACAGCAATAACTTTTATGATGGAGGCCAGTCTCAGGGCGGCCAGAGATCATATGGTGGTTCAGATCAGCAGCGGAATAATAACAATCAGGGCCGTACAAGCTTTGATGATGATCCATTTGCCAATGATGGACAACCGATTGATATATCAGACGATGATTTGCCATTCTGA